The following coding sequences lie in one Nitratireductor mangrovi genomic window:
- a CDS encoding cytochrome c3 family protein: MLAGIKAAAWRAWSIVSTPAATLSLGFLTLGGFLGGVIFWGAFNTALELTNTEQFCISCHEMKNNVYEELSRTVHFSNRSGVRASCPDCHVPHEWTDKIARKMQASKEVWGKIFGTINTRRKFLDHRLELAQHEWARLKANDSLECRNCHSEVAMDLSRQTERAAEIHTRYLLSGERTCIDCHKGIAHELPNMEGVDPGWKVPPELQAGNPGEDVARRLERVAGAIHPYLPVATMIASPTGQRDAEP; encoded by the coding sequence ATGTTGGCCGGGATCAAAGCCGCGGCTTGGCGGGCCTGGAGCATCGTTTCGACACCGGCCGCAACGTTGAGCCTCGGCTTTCTGACGCTGGGCGGCTTCCTTGGCGGAGTCATCTTCTGGGGTGCCTTCAACACTGCCCTGGAACTCACCAATACCGAGCAGTTTTGCATCTCGTGTCATGAGATGAAGAACAATGTCTACGAGGAGTTGTCGCGAACGGTGCATTTCTCCAATCGCTCGGGTGTACGTGCCTCATGTCCGGACTGCCACGTGCCGCATGAGTGGACCGACAAGATCGCCCGCAAGATGCAGGCCTCGAAGGAGGTCTGGGGCAAGATCTTCGGCACTATCAATACCCGGCGCAAGTTCCTCGACCACCGTCTCGAGTTGGCACAGCACGAATGGGCGCGGCTCAAGGCAAATGACAGCCTGGAATGCCGCAACTGCCACTCGGAAGTCGCCATGGACCTCTCGCGGCAGACCGAGCGCGCGGCGGAAATCCACACGCGCTACCTGCTCTCGGGTGAGAGGACCTGCATCGACTGCCACAAGGGCATCGCACATGAACTGCCCAACATGGAAGGTGTCGATCCGGGCTGGAAGGTACCGCCGGAACTGCAGGCCGGAAACCCGGGCGAAGACGTTGCCCGCCGCCTCGAGCGGGTTGCCGGCGCCATTCATCCCTACCTGCCGGTAGCCACGATGATCGCTTCGCCGACCGGCCAGCGCGACGCGGAGCCTTGA
- a CDS encoding pseudoazurin: MKKLISMLALGAAVTFTSAASAAEHEVKMLNKGEKGAMVFEPDFIRAAPGDTVRFVPTDKGHNAEAIKGMLPEGVTSFKGKFNEEIVVTLDKEGIYGIKCAPHYAMGMVALIAVGEPVNLDEAKAVKHAGKAKTVFGELFGLSVAAK; encoded by the coding sequence ATGAAAAAGCTGATTTCAATGCTCGCGCTTGGCGCGGCGGTCACCTTCACCAGCGCCGCCAGCGCCGCCGAGCACGAGGTAAAGATGCTCAACAAGGGCGAGAAGGGAGCGATGGTCTTCGAGCCCGATTTCATCCGCGCCGCGCCGGGCGACACGGTCCGCTTCGTGCCCACCGACAAGGGACACAACGCGGAGGCGATCAAGGGCATGCTTCCGGAAGGGGTTACCTCTTTCAAGGGCAAGTTCAACGAGGAGATCGTTGTCACGCTCGACAAGGAAGGCATCTACGGCATCAAATGCGCGCCGCACTACGCCATGGGAATGGTTGCGCTGATTGCCGTCGGGGAGCCCGTCAATCTCGACGAAGCCAAGGCCGTCAAGCATGCTGGCAAGGCCAAGACGGTGTTCGGCGAACTGTTCGGGCTTTCCGTCGCTGCGAAATAG
- a CDS encoding GNAT family N-acetyltransferase gives MIDDEEEQESRSRAIDCPVLVTERLVLRPPHQDDVPELVELANERRIAEMLGRMPHPYGEMEARAFVATTRRRNDGCTYAVTNADNGAFIGCAGLNDTPRGLEIGYWIGGPYWGRGYATEAAHALVDLAFRATAIDTLHASCRVVNSASRRVIHKCGFQYCGQGMLNSIAAGQVPVERYQLDRKTWVSLRTWAQSTS, from the coding sequence ATGATCGATGACGAAGAAGAGCAGGAAAGTCGCAGCAGGGCCATCGACTGCCCGGTGCTGGTCACCGAGCGGCTGGTGCTGCGTCCGCCGCACCAGGACGATGTGCCGGAACTGGTGGAACTCGCCAATGAGCGCCGCATCGCCGAGATGCTCGGCCGCATGCCGCACCCCTACGGCGAGATGGAGGCGCGCGCCTTCGTAGCCACCACGCGGCGTCGGAACGACGGCTGCACCTACGCCGTCACCAACGCCGACAACGGTGCCTTCATTGGCTGCGCCGGCCTCAACGACACGCCGCGTGGCCTCGAAATCGGCTACTGGATCGGCGGGCCCTATTGGGGCCGGGGTTATGCCACCGAGGCCGCGCACGCTCTGGTCGACTTAGCCTTTCGCGCCACCGCCATCGACACGCTGCACGCCTCCTGCCGCGTCGTCAATTCGGCATCGCGGCGGGTAATCCACAAATGCGGCTTCCAGTATTGCGGCCAGGGCATGCTGAACTCGATCGCCGCCGGCCAAGTACCGGTCGAGCGCTATCAGCTCGACCGCAAGACCTGGGTAAGCCTCAGAACGTGGGCGCAGTCGACGTCCTGA
- a CDS encoding chaperone NapD — MPEKTGRYHVSSAVVSARQEVVAEVMTAIAALPNTEIAAHEAGRIVVVMEGRSTGELGDRLTAIALLDGVIAANMVFEHAEEVEAAIP; from the coding sequence ATGCCTGAGAAGACCGGCCGCTACCATGTCTCCAGCGCGGTTGTTTCAGCGCGGCAGGAGGTCGTCGCTGAGGTCATGACGGCGATCGCCGCGCTGCCGAACACCGAGATCGCAGCGCATGAAGCCGGTCGGATCGTCGTGGTCATGGAGGGCCGGAGCACGGGAGAACTCGGCGACCGCCTGACTGCGATCGCGCTCCTTGACGGCGTCATCGCCGCGAACATGGTTTTCGAGCATGCGGAGGAAGTGGAGGCCGCTATCCCATGA
- a CDS encoding 50S ribosomal protein L21: protein MFAVIKTGGKQYRVAADDLLKVEKVTGEAGDIVEFPHVLVVGEGEDVTLGAPFVDGAMVAAEVVEQGRGKKVIAFKKRRRQNSRRKRGHRQLLTTVRISEILTGGAKPSKKAAPKKAAEPKATEEKPAAKKQPAPKKDEAKAETTASAAPLFTAPKGEADDLTTIKGIGPVAAGQLKEQGITTFAQIAALSDDDVARIDEAMPFSADQIKDWRDQAKELAK, encoded by the coding sequence ATGTTCGCAGTCATCAAAACCGGCGGCAAGCAGTACCGCGTTGCCGCAGACGACCTTCTGAAGGTCGAAAAGGTAACCGGCGAAGCCGGTGACATCGTCGAATTCCCGCATGTCCTCGTCGTCGGCGAAGGCGAAGACGTGACCCTGGGCGCCCCGTTCGTGGATGGCGCCATGGTTGCCGCCGAAGTCGTCGAGCAGGGCCGCGGCAAGAAGGTGATCGCGTTCAAGAAGCGCCGCCGGCAGAATTCGCGCCGCAAGCGCGGCCACCGGCAGCTTCTGACCACGGTGCGCATCTCGGAGATCCTGACCGGCGGTGCCAAGCCGTCGAAGAAGGCGGCGCCGAAGAAGGCTGCCGAGCCGAAGGCGACCGAGGAAAAGCCGGCCGCCAAGAAGCAGCCCGCGCCCAAGAAGGACGAAGCCAAGGCCGAAACGACGGCATCGGCCGCGCCGCTCTTCACCGCGCCGAAGGGCGAGGCCGACGACCTGACCACGATCAAGGGCATCGGCCCGGTCGCCGCCGGCCAGCTGAAGGAGCAGGGCATCACCACCTTCGCCCAGATCGCGGCGCTGTCGGACGACGACGTCGCGCGCATCGACGAGGCGATGCCGTTCAGCGCCGATCAGATCAAGGACTGGCGCGATCAGGCCAAGGAACTGGCCAAGTAG
- a CDS encoding 4Fe-4S dicluster domain-containing protein, with product MTRRAFLTGGTLPDPRSSSPTAARLPAVSADCLALQGVTCMVCRDACPEDAIRFRPRLGGLFVPEIDAVACTRCGDCLSACPAEALVPGETSREDVDA from the coding sequence ATGACGCGCAGAGCGTTCCTGACTGGCGGAACATTGCCGGACCCGCGCTCATCGTCGCCGACCGCAGCCCGACTGCCAGCCGTCTCCGCCGACTGCCTGGCCCTGCAGGGCGTAACCTGCATGGTATGCCGCGACGCCTGCCCTGAGGATGCGATCCGGTTCCGCCCGCGCCTGGGCGGCCTCTTCGTGCCTGAAATCGATGCCGTCGCCTGCACCCGCTGCGGTGACTGCTTGAGCGCCTGCCCGGCAGAAGCCCTGGTGCCGGGCGAGACCTCGCGAGAGGATGTCGATGCCTGA
- the napA gene encoding periplasmic nitrate reductase subunit alpha, with the protein MTNLNRRELLKAHAAAVAAASAGITLPAAAQPVPGGVEALAIKWSKAPCRFCGTGCGVMVGVKDGKVVATHGDMQHEVNRGLNCVKGYFLSKIMYGADRLTTPLMRKRNGVFAKDGDFEPVSWDEAFDTMAAKVKQVLAAKGPEGIGMFGSGQWTVMEGYAASKLMRAGFRSNNLEPNARHCMASAAVAFMRSFGIDEPMGCYDDFEHADAFVLWGSNMAEMHPILWTRLADRRLGHPHVRCAVLSTFTHRSMDLADIPIVFKPGTDLAILNYIANHIIQSGAVNEDFVARHATFMKGATDIGYGLRPDDPIEMAATGAGNPGLMEPSDFEAFKAHVAEYTLDRVSELSGVEPGFLEELAALYADPDKKVMSLWTMGFNQHVRGVWANQMVYNLHLLTGKISEPGNSPFSLTGQPSACGTAREVGTFAHRLPADMVVTNPQHVEHAEELWKLPHGLLNTKPGFHAVQQDRMLKDGVINFYWIQVNNNLQAAPNSSNETYPGYRNPENMIVVSDAYPTVTAMAADIILPAAMWVEKEGVYGNAERRTHSWHQLVDAPGEARSDLWQLAEFSKRFTTDETWPAEILDANPDYRGKTLFDVVFANGQVDRYPLSDTAAEYANREANDFGFYIQKGLFEEYAAFGRGHGHDLAPYDTYHQVRGLRWPVVNGEETKWRFREGYDPYVKPGAGVEFYGRPDGRAVILAVPYEPPAESPDDEYDMWLVTGRVLEHWHSGSMTMRVPELYKAFPGAKVFMNAADARDRGINQGAEVRIVSRRGEIRSRVETRGRNRMPSGVVFVPWFDASQLINKCTLDATDPISKQTDFKKCAVKIVSA; encoded by the coding sequence ATGACCAACCTCAATCGCCGTGAACTTCTGAAGGCCCACGCCGCCGCGGTGGCAGCGGCGAGCGCAGGCATCACGCTTCCGGCTGCGGCCCAGCCGGTGCCCGGCGGCGTCGAAGCGCTTGCGATCAAATGGTCCAAGGCACCTTGCCGCTTCTGCGGCACTGGCTGCGGCGTCATGGTCGGGGTGAAGGACGGCAAGGTCGTCGCTACCCATGGCGACATGCAGCATGAAGTCAATCGCGGCCTCAACTGCGTGAAGGGCTATTTCCTGTCCAAGATCATGTATGGGGCCGACCGGTTGACCACGCCGCTGATGCGCAAGCGCAACGGCGTCTTTGCCAAGGACGGCGACTTCGAACCGGTGTCGTGGGACGAGGCGTTCGACACGATGGCGGCGAAGGTCAAGCAGGTGCTTGCCGCCAAGGGGCCGGAAGGCATCGGAATGTTTGGCTCGGGCCAGTGGACGGTGATGGAGGGCTATGCGGCCTCGAAGCTTATGCGCGCCGGCTTCCGCTCCAACAATCTGGAACCCAATGCACGTCACTGCATGGCCTCGGCGGCGGTCGCCTTCATGCGCAGCTTCGGCATCGACGAACCCATGGGCTGCTATGACGATTTCGAGCACGCCGACGCCTTCGTGCTCTGGGGCTCGAACATGGCCGAGATGCATCCGATCCTGTGGACACGACTTGCCGATCGCCGGCTCGGCCATCCCCACGTGCGATGCGCGGTGCTGTCGACCTTCACGCATCGTTCGATGGACCTCGCCGACATCCCGATCGTCTTCAAGCCGGGCACCGACCTCGCCATTCTCAACTACATCGCCAACCACATCATCCAGTCGGGCGCCGTGAACGAGGATTTCGTCGCCAGGCACGCGACCTTCATGAAAGGTGCGACGGACATCGGCTACGGCCTCAGGCCGGACGATCCCATCGAAATGGCGGCGACCGGCGCCGGCAATCCCGGGCTCATGGAGCCGTCGGATTTCGAAGCCTTCAAGGCCCATGTCGCGGAATACACACTCGACAGGGTAAGCGAGCTGTCGGGTGTCGAGCCCGGTTTCCTCGAGGAACTGGCAGCCCTTTACGCCGACCCCGACAAGAAGGTGATGTCGCTCTGGACCATGGGGTTCAACCAGCATGTGCGCGGCGTCTGGGCCAACCAGATGGTCTACAATCTGCACCTGCTAACAGGGAAGATATCCGAGCCGGGCAATTCGCCGTTCTCGCTGACCGGCCAGCCTTCGGCCTGCGGCACGGCGCGCGAGGTCGGCACCTTCGCCCATCGCTTGCCGGCAGACATGGTGGTCACGAATCCTCAACATGTCGAACATGCGGAGGAGTTGTGGAAGCTGCCGCACGGGCTGCTCAACACCAAGCCCGGCTTCCACGCCGTCCAGCAGGATCGGATGCTCAAGGACGGTGTCATCAATTTCTACTGGATCCAGGTCAACAACAACCTTCAGGCGGCGCCCAACTCCTCCAACGAGACCTATCCGGGCTACCGCAACCCCGAAAACATGATCGTCGTGTCGGATGCCTATCCGACAGTGACGGCGATGGCGGCCGACATCATCCTGCCGGCGGCCATGTGGGTTGAAAAGGAGGGCGTCTACGGCAATGCCGAGCGCCGCACCCATTCGTGGCACCAGCTTGTCGACGCGCCGGGCGAGGCGCGCTCCGACCTTTGGCAACTGGCGGAGTTTTCGAAACGCTTCACCACGGACGAGACCTGGCCCGCAGAAATCCTCGACGCCAATCCCGACTATCGCGGCAAGACCCTGTTCGACGTCGTCTTCGCCAACGGCCAGGTCGACCGCTACCCGCTGTCCGACACCGCCGCGGAATACGCCAACCGGGAAGCCAATGATTTCGGTTTCTACATCCAGAAGGGCCTTTTCGAGGAATATGCCGCCTTTGGCCGCGGTCACGGCCACGACCTCGCACCCTACGACACCTATCACCAGGTGCGCGGGCTGCGCTGGCCGGTCGTCAACGGCGAGGAGACCAAGTGGCGGTTCCGAGAGGGTTACGATCCCTATGTGAAGCCCGGTGCTGGCGTCGAGTTCTATGGACGGCCCGATGGCCGCGCGGTCATCCTGGCGGTGCCCTATGAACCGCCTGCCGAGTCGCCGGATGACGAATACGACATGTGGCTGGTGACCGGACGGGTGCTGGAGCACTGGCATTCTGGCTCGATGACCATGCGCGTGCCGGAACTCTACAAGGCCTTTCCGGGCGCCAAGGTGTTCATGAACGCGGCCGATGCGCGCGATCGCGGCATAAACCAGGGTGCCGAGGTGCGGATCGTGTCGCGGCGCGGCGAGATACGGTCCCGCGTCGAGACCCGCGGACGCAACCGGATGCCGAGCGGCGTCGTCTTCGTGCCGTGGTTCGACGCCTCGCAACTCATCAACAAATGCACGCTGGATGCCACCGACCCGATCTCAAAACAGACGGATTTCAAGAAATGCGCGGTCAAGATCGTTTCCGCCTGA
- the napE gene encoding periplasmic nitrate reductase, NapE protein: MTQDSGNAAREPHSPSRRKELLAFLILAFGIWPIVAVGVVGGYGFLVWMWQIVFGPPGPPGG, from the coding sequence ATGACCCAGGACAGTGGCAACGCGGCGCGGGAGCCGCACTCTCCGTCACGTCGGAAAGAATTGCTTGCCTTCCTGATCCTTGCGTTCGGGATCTGGCCGATCGTCGCCGTCGGCGTGGTCGGTGGCTACGGCTTTCTGGTCTGGATGTGGCAGATCGTCTTCGGTCCGCCGGGACCTCCTGGAGGTTGA
- a CDS encoding GNAT family N-acetyltransferase, producing the protein MHVLLTSRLTLRPPALPDAEDIALWLNNWNVARMLGPVPFPYWAADAEDWIAGLADRPHGLVYTIHRERLIGVVSLEGDAGEPRLGYWLGEAWHGHGFMTEAAGALIAHAFATRGIHAISSSVFADNPASMRVQEKLGFVVSGARQTWSRSRQAQVPTWTTRLTATAFARTMETERKAAA; encoded by the coding sequence ATGCACGTCCTGCTCACCAGCCGCCTGACACTCAGGCCGCCCGCGCTGCCCGATGCCGAAGACATCGCCCTCTGGCTCAACAACTGGAACGTGGCCCGCATGCTCGGTCCGGTGCCGTTTCCCTATTGGGCGGCCGACGCCGAGGACTGGATCGCCGGCCTCGCCGACAGGCCCCACGGCCTGGTCTACACGATCCACCGCGAGCGCCTGATCGGCGTCGTGTCGCTGGAAGGTGACGCGGGCGAGCCTCGGCTCGGCTACTGGCTCGGCGAAGCATGGCATGGCCACGGCTTCATGACGGAAGCGGCGGGAGCACTGATCGCGCACGCCTTCGCGACGCGCGGCATCCACGCCATTTCGTCCTCGGTCTTTGCCGACAATCCAGCATCGATGCGGGTGCAGGAAAAGCTCGGCTTCGTCGTGAGCGGCGCGCGCCAGACGTGGTCGCGCTCACGCCAGGCGCAGGTGCCGACCTGGACGACGCGGCTGACCGCGACGGCCTTCGCCAGAACCATGGAAACTGAACGCAAGGCCGCCGCGTGA
- the rpmA gene encoding 50S ribosomal protein L27, giving the protein MAHKKAGGSSRNGRDSESKRLGVKKFGGEQVLAGNIIARQRGTKWHPGDNVGMGKDHTLFALEAGAVAFRKKANGRTYVSVNPTMEAAE; this is encoded by the coding sequence ATGGCACACAAGAAAGCTGGCGGTTCGTCGCGCAACGGTCGCGATTCCGAATCCAAGCGCCTTGGCGTGAAGAAGTTCGGCGGCGAGCAGGTTCTCGCCGGAAACATCATCGCGCGTCAGCGCGGCACCAAGTGGCATCCGGGCGACAATGTCGGCATGGGCAAGGACCACACGCTGTTTGCGCTCGAGGCCGGTGCGGTTGCGTTCCGCAAGAAAGCCAACGGTCGCACCTATGTGTCGGTAAACCCGACCATGGAAGCCGCGGAGTAG
- a CDS encoding DUF1858 domain-containing protein produces the protein MKPSTLDPDMPVDEIMRRWPATVGVMMRHGMLCVGCPIGGFHTVTEACEEHGLEETAFVSELLTAMNG, from the coding sequence ATGAAGCCTTCTACCCTGGACCCCGACATGCCCGTCGACGAAATCATGCGGCGCTGGCCCGCCACAGTCGGGGTGATGATGCGTCACGGCATGCTGTGCGTCGGTTGCCCGATCGGCGGATTTCATACCGTCACCGAGGCGTGCGAGGAGCATGGACTCGAAGAGACGGCATTCGTCTCCGAACTTCTGACGGCGATGAACGGCTGA
- a CDS encoding nitrate reductase cytochrome c-type subunit — protein sequence MRGQDRFRLKSRRRLFLALAAAMLTAGAALAQMVPPLTGPVPFAEPVPADPLPKWIVDDVRKMRAYPEQPPVIPHSIEGYQLSVNANRCLSCHKREFTQGSGAPMISVTHYMTREGQMLADVSPRRYFCTACHVPQADTAPLVENTFIDMSELGVGHAGEE from the coding sequence ATGCGCGGTCAAGATCGTTTCCGCCTGAAAAGCAGGCGCAGGCTTTTTCTGGCCCTCGCTGCCGCGATGCTGACGGCAGGGGCTGCACTCGCCCAGATGGTTCCGCCACTGACCGGGCCTGTGCCCTTCGCCGAACCGGTTCCGGCCGACCCCCTGCCCAAGTGGATCGTGGACGACGTGCGCAAGATGCGCGCCTATCCCGAGCAGCCGCCGGTGATCCCGCATTCGATCGAAGGCTATCAGCTGTCGGTGAACGCCAATCGCTGCCTTTCCTGCCACAAGCGCGAATTCACACAAGGCTCCGGCGCGCCCATGATCAGCGTCACGCACTACATGACGCGCGAGGGGCAGATGCTGGCTGATGTGTCACCACGCCGCTATTTCTGTACCGCTTGTCATGTTCCCCAGGCCGACACGGCGCCGCTTGTCGAGAACACCTTCATCGACATGAGTGAACTCGGCGTCGGCCATGCGGGGGAAGAGTGA
- a CDS encoding endonuclease/exonuclease/phosphatase family protein: MKCVTYNIQYGIGLDGRYDLARIAEAVRGADVIALQEVSRNNPDNSGRDMVAELAELLPEYFSVFEAPFQADIGSAVEGGRAVTRMFQFGNMVLSKTPILAVRNHLLPRQRSFDRLNLQRGALEAMIATPFGPVRFYSVHLDHTSPAERISQIRYLVARALAYGTEGGALSGTSERGFPEPPHPEDFVLMGDFNLMPGSPEYLEITGIPDVEFGITHRSGLPVDAAIIGDPDHAARVTWLDPKRLDDPVGQRCLDYVFVYAGLAARVKRAWVDTEAVGSDHRPVWVEFG, translated from the coding sequence ATGAAATGTGTCACCTACAACATTCAGTACGGCATCGGCCTCGACGGGCGTTACGACCTGGCGCGCATCGCGGAGGCGGTGCGCGGTGCCGACGTCATCGCGCTGCAGGAGGTCTCCCGCAACAATCCGGACAATTCTGGCCGTGACATGGTGGCCGAACTGGCGGAGTTGCTGCCGGAGTACTTTTCGGTTTTCGAGGCACCGTTCCAGGCTGACATAGGTTCGGCGGTCGAAGGCGGCCGTGCGGTCACCCGCATGTTCCAGTTTGGCAATATGGTGCTGTCGAAGACGCCGATCCTGGCCGTGCGCAACCACCTCCTGCCGCGCCAGCGCAGCTTCGACCGGCTCAATTTGCAGCGCGGGGCGCTGGAGGCGATGATCGCGACGCCGTTCGGCCCGGTGCGCTTCTATTCCGTGCATCTCGACCATACCAGCCCGGCCGAGCGCATCAGCCAGATACGATACCTCGTTGCCAGGGCACTCGCTTATGGCACCGAGGGCGGCGCGCTGTCCGGCACCTCCGAACGGGGCTTTCCCGAGCCGCCGCATCCCGAGGATTTTGTGCTGATGGGCGATTTCAACCTGATGCCGGGTTCGCCGGAATATCTGGAGATCACCGGCATTCCGGATGTCGAGTTCGGCATCACCCATCGCAGCGGCCTGCCGGTTGACGCGGCAATCATCGGCGATCCGGATCACGCTGCCCGCGTGACCTGGCTCGACCCGAAGCGGCTCGACGACCCGGTCGGACAGCGCTGCCTCGACTATGTCTTCGTCTATGCCGGGCTGGCTGCAAGGGTGAAACGCGCCTGGGTTGACACGGAGGCTGTGGGCTCCGACCACCGCCCGGTCTGGGTGGAGTTCGGTTGA
- a CDS encoding NnrS family protein: MTGSRIMTDRSVPRRARAAGDASRDGRGRVLSVPPILQYGFRPFFFLASLHAGLAIPAWLWLFYSGTEPYGPFAGLEWHVHEMLFGYLAAVIAGFILTAVPNWTGRLPLSGGRLAVLAGLWLAGRLACLLQPDPVMAMVIDLMFPVALAAAIWREVLAGRNWRNAPVAVMLTLFAIANALHHGENLAIAPDDLGIRLALGAVAMLIALIGGRIVPSFTRNWLARNGQTRLPASLGGLDKLALIVTGTALVFWIARPHAAATGIVLVSSGGLLMLRLARWRGLAAIASPIVFVLHAGYGWLAASMLLLGAAILWDGIPQSAAVHALTAGAIGIMTLAVMTRASLGHTGRVIRSDGWTVAIYVLVTLGALARVAAPLAGTHYLPTLAIGGALWSLAFLTFAATYGPMLWRPRLVG, encoded by the coding sequence ATGACCGGTTCCCGCATCATGACCGACCGTTCCGTCCCGCGGCGTGCCCGCGCGGCAGGCGACGCGAGTCGCGACGGCCGCGGGCGCGTCCTTTCGGTTCCACCGATCCTGCAATACGGCTTTCGCCCGTTCTTTTTCCTGGCCTCGCTCCACGCCGGGCTCGCGATCCCGGCCTGGCTTTGGCTGTTCTATTCCGGAACTGAACCGTACGGGCCGTTCGCTGGCCTTGAATGGCATGTGCACGAGATGCTGTTCGGCTATCTGGCCGCGGTGATCGCGGGCTTCATCCTCACCGCCGTGCCCAACTGGACGGGGCGCCTGCCGTTGAGCGGCGGTCGGCTCGCAGTGCTTGCCGGGCTGTGGCTCGCGGGGCGGCTTGCCTGCTTGCTCCAGCCTGATCCGGTCATGGCGATGGTGATCGACCTGATGTTCCCGGTGGCGCTCGCTGCCGCGATCTGGCGCGAGGTGCTTGCCGGCAGGAACTGGCGCAATGCGCCGGTCGCGGTGATGCTCACCCTGTTCGCTATCGCCAACGCGCTCCACCATGGGGAAAACCTGGCGATCGCGCCCGACGATCTCGGCATCCGCTTGGCGCTTGGCGCGGTTGCGATGCTGATCGCCCTGATCGGCGGCAGGATCGTACCGAGCTTCACCCGAAACTGGCTTGCCCGGAACGGGCAAACGCGCCTTCCCGCTAGTCTCGGTGGTCTGGACAAGCTGGCGCTGATTGTGACCGGAACCGCGCTCGTGTTCTGGATCGCCCGGCCGCATGCGGCGGCCACCGGAATCGTGCTGGTGTCATCGGGAGGCTTGCTCATGCTGCGTCTTGCCCGCTGGCGCGGCCTTGCCGCGATCGCCAGCCCGATTGTTTTCGTTCTGCATGCCGGCTATGGCTGGCTTGCCGCGTCGATGCTGCTGCTGGGCGCGGCGATCTTGTGGGACGGCATTCCGCAAAGTGCGGCGGTTCATGCGCTGACGGCGGGCGCGATCGGCATCATGACGCTGGCGGTCATGACACGTGCAAGCCTCGGCCACACCGGCAGGGTGATCCGCTCCGACGGCTGGACCGTCGCGATCTACGTTCTGGTGACACTCGGCGCGCTTGCCCGCGTCGCCGCACCATTGGCCGGTACGCATTACTTGCCAACGCTGGCGATCGGCGGCGCGCTGTGGAGCCTCGCCTTCCTCACCTTCGCAGCCACCTACGGCCCGATGCTGTGGCGGCCGCGACTGGTTGGCTGA
- a CDS encoding Crp/Fnr family transcriptional regulator: MARLDRTLIASLPAFAGLSGPELDAILEGARSARHARDSEIFSQDEEADRFFLLLSGHIRVVRTSAQGHQVIARYINEGELFGIAIAMGRTTYPASAVAAVDCVVLTWPNSAWPDLQAKVPAFGAVAYQTIGARLQDTQARVMEMTTEQVEQRIARTILRLVRQSGRKVTDGVEIDFPISRQDIAEMTGTTLHTVSRVLSAWEGDGIVRSGRRKVTVTDPHRLMLIAESRKGD; this comes from the coding sequence ATGGCAAGGCTTGACCGGACACTGATCGCGAGCTTGCCCGCATTTGCGGGGCTGTCGGGTCCCGAACTTGACGCTATCCTCGAAGGCGCTCGTTCGGCACGGCATGCCAGGGACAGCGAGATATTCTCGCAGGACGAGGAAGCAGACCGGTTCTTCCTGCTCCTGTCGGGCCATATCCGTGTGGTCCGGACGTCGGCGCAGGGTCATCAGGTCATTGCACGCTATATCAATGAAGGCGAGTTGTTCGGCATTGCCATCGCGATGGGCAGGACCACCTATCCGGCCAGCGCCGTGGCAGCTGTCGATTGTGTCGTCCTGACCTGGCCCAACAGCGCCTGGCCCGACCTGCAGGCAAAGGTTCCCGCCTTCGGCGCGGTCGCCTACCAGACGATCGGCGCGAGGCTGCAGGATACTCAAGCACGGGTCATGGAAATGACCACCGAACAGGTCGAGCAGCGCATCGCGCGCACGATTTTGCGGCTTGTCCGGCAGTCGGGCCGCAAGGTCACCGACGGGGTCGAGATCGATTTCCCGATCAGCCGGCAGGACATTGCCGAGATGACCGGGACCACGCTCCATACGGTCAGCCGCGTCCTGAGCGCATGGGAGGGCGACGGCATCGTCCGCAGCGGTCGCCGGAAGGTGACGGTAACAGACCCGCACCGTCTGATGCTGATTGCCGAGAGCCGAAAAGGCGACTGA